In Naumovozyma castellii chromosome 1, complete genome, one DNA window encodes the following:
- the BUD9 gene encoding Bud9p (ancestral locus Anc_4.186), with protein MSQPPMPKSPNGSSSKNSKMGSSSGLAKRPSFNKTDSLFIEGSPPSNLESSQSTHSPASNNTRNSHSPYNIYIDDSRFSNRSISVNDLNSIIDSLSEDTDTDSSLSSDDHSKLLKTAKNDNFINSHSSRTSIIRHSSPPVMEKMFSAEPFAPNLRGKSSIGTISTSMLLNTNESDPISGGSKNLSTSSPLPCEENASTDKKEIHEPDSADLPIPASQSSSFQQYDDTIEPAIEEAVKLLKREASQKRKNVNYITPKTTNTHSSSTSTSTTASFIPQNYKIPQKALHSSSHQSSKRPPSSSLLSNRIVPSPKADKRHSNVPLSHVHIIDNSSPSTIQTTSTVVNPEGRVSSNSLPNPIIPNDTNNTNKTPAKKISSAQLELAIETINQYRAGKGIDLEKQQNGAYYRDEDMPQSPIQHIDTESIHSFDSQNGGFWSIFSLTRIISIVIICLLIPPFFFMIALGEKGGVSNYRIMRMIMNTEHRLGLYKGFIWDVDVNWFRMLCLLVGTVEILCIFAGIAVGFGVGLTRE; from the coding sequence ATGTCACAACCGCCAATGCCAAAAAGTCCCAATGGGTCATCATCTAAAAACTCCAAAATGGGTTCCTCATCAGGACTCGCTAAAAGACCTTCATTCAACAAGACTGATTCCTTATTCATAGAAGGGTCTCCACCATCAAATCTAGAATCCTCACAATCTACTCATTCACCAGCTAGTAATAATACAAGAAATTCACATTCACCGTATAACATATACATTGACGACTCCAGATTTTCCAATAGATCAATTTCTGTAAACGATTTGAACAGTATTATAGATAGTCTAAGTGAGGATACGGACACTGATTCATCGTTATCATCAGATGATCACAGCAAACTTTTAAAAACAGCAAAAAATGACAATTTTATCAACTCTCACTCATCTAGAACATCCATAATACGACATAGTTCACCTCCTGTGATGGAAAAAATGTTCAGTGCTGAACCCTTTGCCCCAAATTTAAGAGGGAAATCTAGTATTGGAACGATATCCACATCAATGTTATTAAATACTAATGAATCTGACCCGATTAGTGGGGGTAGCAAGAACCTATCCACTTCATCACCACTACCATGTGAAGAAAATGCATCAACTGATAAAAAGGAAATACATGAACCTGATTCCGCTGATTTACCGATACCAGCTTCACAATCGTCATCTTTTCAACAATATGACGATACTATTGAACCCGCCATCGAAGAAGCTGTaaaactattgaaaagagaagCAAGTCAAAAACGGAAGAATGTGAATTATATCACACCAAAGACAACCAACACGCATTCATCGTCCACATCTACGTCAACAACAGCATCGTTCATACCGCAGAATTATAAGATTCCTCAAAAGGCGTTACATTCTTCTTCACACCAATCTTCGAAAAGGCCACCAAGTTCATCTTTGTTATCAAATAGAATTGTCCCATCTCCGAAAGCTGACAAAAGACATTCAAATGTACCTCTATCCCATGTACATATCATTGATAATTCCTCACCTTCGACCATTCAGACAACTTCTACAGTTGTGAATCCAGAAGGGAGAGTAAGTTCAAATTCACTTCCAAACCCAATAATACCTAATGATAccaataatactaataaaaCTCCagcaaagaaaataagTTCTGCACAGTTAGAATTGGCAATAGAAACTATAAACCAATATAGAGCTGGAAAGGGAATAGATTTagaaaaacaacaaaacgGAGCGTATTACCGCGATGAGGATATGCCTCAATCACCAATTCAACACATAGATACAGAATCAATCCACTCATTTGATTCACAAAATGGTGGATTTTGGTCCATATTTAGTCTCACTAGAATCATTTCCATTGTAATTATTTGCCTCTTGATCCCtccttttttctttatgATTGCGTTGGGTGAAAAGGGTGGGGTCTCTAATTACCGAATAATGAGAATGATAATGAACACTGAACATCGATTAGGGTTGTACAAAGGGTTCATTTGGGATGTAGACGTTAATTGGTTCAGAATGCTCTGTCTTTTAGTGGGGACTGTTGAAATTCTATGTATCTTTGCAGGAATTGCCGTTGGGTTTGGTGTTGGATTAACCAGGGAATGA
- the NCAS0A02150 gene encoding transaldolase (ancestral locus Anc_4.188) — protein sequence MVGPKTKKQKVANAGGSTSLDLLKKTGTTVVADTGDFATIDKYKPQDATTNPSLILAASKKEDYSSLVDNAVAYGKENGETIDEQVECAIDKLLVEFGTEILKIVPGKVSTEVDARLSFDKDATIKKALQLIHLYEKAGISKDRVYIKVASTWEGIQAAKVLEQEHGITTNLTLLFSFTQAVACAEAGVSLISPFVARITDYYKAQTGKDYSPEDDPGIHSVKKIYNYYKKHGYHTIIMAASLRTTGQVKQLAGIDNLTLSPKVLDELVASTDEVPKLLDPKKAAKQGDEKISFLDDEPKFRYSLNDDAMATEKLADGIRKFAADAITLSNAIKEKLQK from the coding sequence ATGGTTGGACCAAAGActaagaaacaaaaagtTGCTAATGCGGGAGGATCGACATCATTAGAtctcttgaagaaaacagGAACTACAGTCGTTGCTGATACGGGGGATTTTGCAACCATTGATAAGTATAAGCCTCAAGACGCTACTACCAATCCATCTTTGATATTAGCAGCTTCCAAAAAGGAAGATTATTCCAGTCTTGTTGATAATGCTGTCGCATACGGTAAAGAAAATGGGGAAACTATTGATGAACAAGTCGAATGTGCCATTGATAAGTTATTAGTTGAGTTTGGGACTGAGATATTGAAGATTGTACCAGGGAAAGTTTCAACCGAAGTAGATGCAAGATTATCCTTTGATAAGGATGCAACCATTAAGAAAGCATTACAATTGATCCATTTGTACGAAAAAGCTGGTATTTCCAAAGACCGCGTATATATCAAAGTAGCCTCCACATGGGAAGGTATTCAAGCGGCTAAAGTATTAGAGCAAGAGCATGGAATTACCACAAACTTGACCCtgttattttctttcacTCAAGCTGTCGCCTGTGCCGAAGCTGGTGTTTCACTAATATCTCCATTTGTGGCTAGAATTACTGACTATTACAAAGCTCAAAcaggaaaagattattcTCCAGAGGATGATCCTGGTATTCATTCGGTGAAAAAGATTTACAACTATTATAAGAAGCATGGATATCATACTATTATTATGGCTGCATCTCTAAGAACAACGGGTCAAGTAAAGCAGCTTGCAGGTATTGATAATCTAACTTTATCTCCTAAAGTATTAGATGAATTAGTTGCTAGCACAGATGAGGTCCCAAAACTTTTAGATCCGAAAAAAGCTGCAAAGCAGGGAGATGAGAAGATATCTTTCCTTGATGATGAACCAAAATTTAGATACAGTTTAAATGACGATGCAATGGcaactgaaaaattggcAGATGGTATCAGGAAGTTTGCAGCTGATGCCATCACGTTATCGAATGCTATCAAAGAGAAACTTCAAAAGTAG
- the MTE1 gene encoding Mte1p (ancestral locus Anc_4.187) — MLSHIIEYQCQYTDQIRKKHKTWHDGKLKYFQLNNRFMLYTETDNVLLATEFTTSAKDIKNYLDPAGFDVIEHQIFSKFIVIISEVISEYDKEVHLTRARPINGASTAVCSQHSGTIIDTNKAVPLSLGGKTAIPIERKVAKKRQLITTDQDINKNTNELALKFNKPFKPPRLIADRKDTTPLKPNRPSIRDSHRVKLDNPPLPESKPIQKKIKKITTVQKPETHSPKHDIIEIIEDVIPKVEESPPVPKIKKLRRIPTTGSKRIKTIHHIAIHL, encoded by the coding sequence ATGTTGTCTCACATCATTGAGTATCAATGTCAATACACAGACCAGATAAGAAAAAAGCACAAGACTTGGCATGATgggaaattaaaatatttccaattgaatAATCGATTCATGCTTTACACTGAAACTGATAATGTTCTCTTAGCTACAGAATTTACCACCAGTGCAAAGGATATCAAGAATTATTTAGATCCTGCTGGATTTGACGTCATAGAGCATCAGATCTTCAGTAAATTCATCGTTATAATATCTGAAGTCATCTCAGAATATGATAAAGAAGTACATCTTACTCGAGCTAGACCCATCAATGGTGCTTCAACTGCAGTATGCTCTCAACACTCAGGAACTATTATTGATACTAACAAGGCAGTACCTTTGTCTTTGGGAGGCAAAACTGCAATACCTATTGAACGAAAAGTTGCTAAGAAACGACAATTAATAACAACGGACCAAGATATAAACAAGAATACAAATGAGCTTGCTTTAAAATTTAACAAACCATTCAAGCCACCCAGATTGATAGCAGACAGAAAAGATACAACTCCATTAAAGCCAAATAGGCCAAGCATAAGAGATAGTCATAGGGTAAAACTGGACAATCCGCCTCTGCCGGAGAGTAAACCCATCCAaaagaagataaagaaaatcaCTACAGTACAAAAGCCAGAAACTCATTCCCCAAAGCAtgatatcattgaaatcATAGAAGATGTTATTCCAAAGGTCGAGGAGTCACCACCAGTCCCAAAGATCAAGAAACTTAGACGCATACCAACAACTGGAAGTAAGAGAATAaaaacaattcatcatataGCTATTCATTTATAA
- the ORM1 gene encoding sphingolipid homeostasis protein ORM1 (ancestral locus Anc_4.182) produces the protein MSDHIQQEPQVHHASTTAYQSYAEDNDNKEELKPFPSYHSNNDSAGGVPLTYSRSHSDSQGRQIEPVKDHRRRRSSSIISHVEQETFEDENDQQVLPNMNASWVDQRGAWIIHIVIIILLKLFYNLLPGITNEWSWTMTNMTYVIGSYVMFHMIKGTPFDFNGGAYDNLTMWEQIDDETLFTPSRKFLMMVPIALFLISTHYSHYDIKLFSWNLILTTLVAIVPKLPLTHRLRIFIPGITGRAQIS, from the coding sequence ATGTCCGACCACATACAACAAGAACCACAAGTGCATCACGCTTCCACCACCGCCTACCAATCATACGCAGAAGATAACGACAACaaggaagaattgaaaCCTTTCCCCTcatatcattcaaataacGATAGTGCAGGAGGTGTCCCACTAACATACTCAAGATCCCATTCGGATTCCCAGGGAAGACAAATTGAACCCGTCAAGGATCATAGAAGAAGACGTTCTTCCAGTATAATCTCTCATGTGGAACAagaaacttttgaagatgaaaatgatcaACAAGTCCTACCAAACATGAACGCATCATGGGTAGACCAACGTGGTGCATGGATCATCCACATAGTCATTATAATcctattgaaattattctACAATCTACTACCAGGTATTACTAATGAATGGTCTTGGACAATGACAAACATGACTTATGTCATTGGTTCATACGTGATGTTCCACATGATCAAGGGAACACCATTCGATTTTAATGGGGGTGCTTACGATAATTTAACCATGTGGgaacaaattgatgatgaaactttATTCACTCCATCAAGAAAATTCTTAATGATGGTACCAATCGCGTTGTTCTTAATCTCCACACATTATTCTCATTAcgatattaaattattctCTTGGAATTTGATCTTGACTACATTGGTAGCCATAGTCCCCAAGTTGCCATTGACTCATAGATTAAGAATATTCATTCCTGGTATCACAGGAAGAGCACAAATTAGTTAA
- the ACB1 gene encoding long-chain fatty acid transporter ACB1 (ancestral locus Anc_4.181), translated as MVSQLFEEKAKAVNELPTKPNTDELLKLYALYKQATVGDNDKVRPGIFNLKDRSKWDAWEKLKGTSQEDAEKQYIELVDELFVKYG; from the coding sequence ATGGTGTCCCAAttgtttgaagaaaaggcCAAGGCAGTCAATGAATTACCCACGAAGCCCAACACTGATGAATTGTTGAAGTTGTACGCGTTATACAAGCAAGCCACCGTCGGGGATAACGATAAGGTGAGACCTGGgatcttcaatttgaaagacCGTTCCAAGTGGGATGCATGGGAAAAGTTAAAGGGGACCTCGCAAGAGGATGCTGAGAAGCAGTACATTGAGTTGGTGGACGAATTGTTTGTCAAGTACGGTTAG
- the MCO32 gene encoding Mco32p (ancestral locus Anc_4.193), with protein MFCIKGSMNTLIRISKRITVPSVRWYSDLTTRHANLGMMTNYLTKEGVPNLLQETISDQYLDENIQLRLLPTTYPYIPTINGKVKYKASLNAIRLIVKNFILNDTCRIHISSVKTILAKDKEHSGKGKGDPFVGFVTDNDKLIIKWQTCISNDDCSKIHVTPARINMKPPPPHGNDSSTSHIVEYILDPGKKALNEDAVTSQLKDINDMEGEKAGEKKQDKLSRLLRGIFVFEFNEDNSKILVHTIENVEMAKFGKKIDTGSAFAC; from the coding sequence ATGTTCTGCATTAAAGGGTCAATGAATACGCTGATACGAATTTCCAAGAGGATCACGGTGCCAAGTGTTAGATGGTACTCCGATCTGACTACGAGACATGCCAATTTAGGTATGATGACGAATTACTTGACGAAGGAGGGAGTTCCTAACTTGTTACAAGAAACTATTTCGGatcaatatttggatgagaatattcaattaaGATTACTGCCGACCACATATCCTTATATCCCGACGATCAATGGGAAAGTTAAATATAAGGCCTCCCTAAATGCCATCCGATTGATTGTCaagaattttattttgaatgataCTTGTCGTATTCATATAAGTTCCGTGAAGACGATCTTGGCTAAGGATAAGGAACATAGTGGTAAGGGGAAGGGTGATCCATTTGTGGGGTTTGTTAcagataatgataaattaattatcAAATGGCAAACTTGTATTTCTAATGATGATTGCAGCAAGATACATGTGACGCCCGCACGTATCAATATGAAGCCACCGCCTCCTCATGGTAATGACTCCTCTACATCACATATAGTTGAATATATTCTGGATCCCGGGAAGAAAGCTTTGAATGAAGATGCGGTGACTAGTCAATTAAAGGATATCAACGATATGGAGGGGGAGAAGGCGGGGGAGAAGAAGCAGGATAAACTTTCTAGGCTGCTGCGAGGCATCtttgtttttgaatttaatgaagataattcaaagattttggTTCATACGATAGAGAATGTGGAAATGGCAAAGTTTGGTAAGAAGATTGATACGGGGAGTGCATTTGCATGttaa
- the KSS1 gene encoding mitogen-activated serine/threonine-protein kinase KSS1 (ancestral locus Anc_4.184), producing MPRTITFDIPPQYQLVDLIGEGAYGTVCSAIHKPSGIKVAIKKIQPFSKAMFVTRTLREIKLLTYFNNHENIISILDKIKPISMDKFQAVYLVQELMETDLQRVISNNNTNKSLTDDHIQYFTYQILRALKSIHSAKVIHRDLKPSNLLLNSNCDLKICDFGLSRCLTSSNDSKKTLVGFMTEYVATRWYRAPEIMLTFQEYTTAMDIWSVGCILAEMVTGRPLFPGRDYHHQLWLILEVLGTPSLEDFEQIKSKRAREYIANLPLKPPMAWDIVLSNTNLNPDLIDLLTKMLMFNPNKRISAAEALQHPYLSTYHDPQDEPEYPPLNLDDPFWKLDNDINSKQQQQAQDATMIDENEEVSMELLKQMLFDEVMKPL from the coding sequence aTGCCCAGAACAATAACATTCGATATCCCACCACAATACCAATTGGTGGACCTGATAGGGGAAGGAGCATACGGAACAGTATGCTCGGCCATACACAAACCCTCTGGGATTAAAGTGGCCATTAAGAAGATACAACCCTTCTCGAAGGCAATGTTCGTCACTAGAACTCTACGTgaaatcaaattattaacttATTTCAATAATCATGAAAATATAATCTCCATCCTCGACAAGATTAAACCCATCTCTATGGATAAATTCCAAGCTGTTTACTTAGTACAAGAACTAATGGAGACGGATCTACAAAGAGTCATTAGTAATAACAACACGAATAAATCATTAACGGATGATCATATCCAATACTTCACTTATCAAATACTAAGAGCTTTGAAATCTATACATTCCGCTAAAGTAATCCATAGAGATTTAAAACCTTCCAACCTTCTATTGAACTCCAATTGtgatttaaaaatttgTGATTTTGGTTTATCTCGTTGTCTGACAAGTAGTAATGATTCGAAGAAGACTCTGGTTGGATTCATGACCGAATATGTCGCAACAAGATGGTATCGTGCCCCAGAAATAATGTTGACGTTCCAAGAATATACAACAGCGATGGATATTTGGTCCGTTGGATGTATCCTAGCTGAAATGGTAACTGGGAGACCCTTGTTCCCCGGAAGAgattatcatcatcaattatGGCTTATATTAGAAGTTTTGGGTACACCGTCATTGGAAGATTTTGAACAGATTAAATCCAAGAGGGCGAGAGAATATATCGCTAATTTACCATTGAAACCACCAATGGCTTGGGATATAGTATTAAGTAATACAAATTTAAACCCAGATTTGATAGATTTATTAACAAAAATGCTCATGTTTAATCCAAATAAGAGAATAAGTGCTGCAGAAGCGTTACAACATCCTTATTTAAGTACGTATCATGACCCACAAGATGAACCTGAATATCCGCCGTTGAACCTAGATGATCCCTTTTGGAAATTGGATAATGACATTAATTCCaaacaacagcaacaggCACAAGACGCTACAATGATAgatgagaatgaagaaGTCTCCATGGAGCTGTTAAAACAGATGCTGTTCGACGAAGTGATGAAACCCTTGTGA
- the FMP48 gene encoding protein kinase FMP48 (ancestral locus Anc_4.192): MTYSKLTPIQTGTFSTVYKAWSSQRNEYVALKIMPKSKYSSGGMANEFEIMKILGRSHPNICSMLDFYQDTNYYVLVLEYCEYGDLYDFLSVAKRQGDQIHPSTIQLDFAKVLRQISSAIMYSHSLGIAHRDIKPENILLTKEGDIKLADWGHAIRDSFSKESHIGTDNYRAPETFDCTIEYDTFKIDYWSLGVTSLYLIFGQAPFKNLTLSSDLADCHMREEKNYLMGSNYSTFARDPNEFIYKYYLAPIINLKKDMLYQYRDAKVPLYVWRDLADIYNLFYISRILVDSLIVCEPEERSLKTFLFELNRENGLRKLNGKIIINERTTAHHPMMHHEKGSQVQLVNRTLIPEKIT, encoded by the coding sequence ATGACCTACTCTAAACTGACACCCATCCAGACGGGAACGTTCAGCACAGTCTACAAGGCCTGGTCATCGCAACGTAACGAGTACGTTGCGTTGAAAATAATGCccaaatcaaaatattccagTGGTGGCATGGCAAacgaatttgaaattatgaAAATTCTGGGTAGATCacatccaaatatttgcTCCATGTTGGATTTTTACCAGGATACAAACTATTACGTACTGGTCCTGGAATATTGCGAATATGGTGATCTTTATGATTTCCTATCCGTGGCCAAGCGCCAAGGTGATCAAATCCATCCCTCCACTATACAACTAGATTTCGCCAAAGTATTAAGACAGATAAGTTCCGCAATCATGTATTCACATTCCCTGGGTATCGCACATAGAGACATTAAACCAGAAAATATCTTGTTGACCAAGGAAGGTGATATTAAATTGGCTGATTGGGGACACGCCATTAGAGATTCATTCTCCAAAGAATCGCATATTGGTACGGATAATTATCGTGCCCCAGAAACTTTCGATTGCACCATAGAATATGACACGTTCAAGATAGATTATTGGTCTTTGGGGGTGACAAGTttatatttgatatttggACAGGCTCCATTTAAGAATCTAACTTTATCCTCTGATTTGGCAGATTGTCACATGAGAGAggagaaaaattatttaatgggATCCAATTATTCCACTTTTGCTAGGGATCCTAACGAATTCATctataaatattatttggctccaataattaatttgaagaaggataTGTTGTACCAATATCGTGATGCGAAAGTACCATTGTATGTATGGCGTGACTTGGCGGACATTTACAATTTGTTCTACATTAGTAGGATCCTAGTGgattctttaattgtttgTGAACCAGAGGAACGTTCATTAAAGACATTTCTTTTCGAACTTAATAGAGAGAATGgattaagaaaattaaatggGAAGatcatcattaatgaaCGTACCACTGCACATCATCCAATGATGCATCATGAAAAGGGTTCACAAGTTCAATTGGTCAATCGTACTCTGATTCCTGAAAAAATAACGTGA
- the RME1 gene encoding Rme1p (ancestral locus Anc_4.189) — MTQAIGFRLQKGQPRSKRITKKQHPPVQTNASNSQGSSSLLLNDMTMHVSLQAFPIFEGSLTAFNRLDEVNRILNDNSDPFPDTGHLISTNTTTTGKFNYHRSIGINSVLPTRAMSNEEETSILRQPNNNLASYDPTISLNTFEPTKTNSVLKVGHNSSETTLTATPISEIHFDSCASISPSILELNNSTLLLLENTDEFGLHTSNLMNCKEESKTAPTTRNDHQTSSLNTSNRTITPPTTPRGLNHLEQLTTDKQLMAVIENCHKRGNHRCAHCPRRFRTLYEYAAHLDEYSIVREFKCPFKTCPWHILGFPRRSDLRRHCANQHKENLTGQLKNKLNLKDGAYETKNCPNKYCPKKFNRNDAFARHVAISHESVNSRFNRKLTKLLKECPEFDSEEARVEYIRGHFENDE, encoded by the coding sequence ATGACCCAAGCCATTGGATTTAGATTGCAAAAGGGTCAACCCCGCAGCAAACGAATAACCAAAAAGCAACACCCCCCAGTACAAACCAATGCATCAAATTCACAAGGTTCCTCATCTTTACTGTTAAATGATATGACCATGCATGTGAGCCTTCAAGCTTTCCCCATTTTCGAAGGTTCTTTGACCGCATTTAATAGGTTAGATGAAGTTAATAGAATTCTCAACGATAATTCAGATCCATTCCCTGATACCGGACATTTGATAAGTACGAACACAACTACAACTGGCAAATTTAATTACCATCGATCAATAGGTATCAATAGTGTTTTACCAACAAGGGCAATGTCAAATGAGGAGGAAACTTCAATACTAAGACAGcctaataataatttagcGTCATATGACCCCACTATATCTTTGAACACTTTTGAACCAACTAAAACCAATAGTGTGCTTAAAGTAGGTCATAACTCTTCTGAAACGACCCTCACGGCAACACCAATTTCCGAGATTCATTTTGATTCATGTGCATCCATCTCGCCAAGCATTTTGGAACTTAATAATAGTACTCTATTATTACTTGAAAATACCGATGAATTTGGACTTCATACTTCTAATCTGATGAACTGTAAAGAAGAATCTAAAACGGCTCCAACAACGAGGAATGATCACCAAACATCCTCATTAAACACATCTAATCGTACGATTACTCCACCAACAACACCACGGGGATTGAACCATCTGGAACAACTGACAACGGATAAGCAATTAATGGCcgttattgaaaattgtCACAAGAGAGGCAACCATCGTTGTGCACATTGTCCACGCAGGTTTCGTACTTTATATGAATATGCTGCACATTTAGATGAGTATAGTATTGTACGGGAATTCAAATGCCCCTTCAAGACTTGCCCATGGCATATACTTGGATTTCCACGTCGTTCAGATTTAAGAAGACACTGTGCTAACCAACATAAGGAAAATTTGACGGgacaattaaagaataaattgaatttgaaagacGGTGCCTACGAGACGAAAAATTGTCCTAATAAGTATTGTCCCAAGAAATTCAATCGAAATGATGCCTTTGCTCGTCATGTTGCTATATCGCATGAGAGTGTTAATTCAAGGTTCAATAGGAAGTTGACGAAATTACTAAAGGAATGCCCAGAATTTGATTCAGAGGAAGCTAGGGTAGAGTATATAAGAGGGCATTTCgaaaatgatgaatga
- the SCM4 gene encoding Scm4p (ancestral locus Anc_4.191) has protein sequence MSTSLRITKTVAISSLGLYAGLLTSSSLVSTLTPLQTVSSQIRHLACVIGVYGSALAGLTTAAFGLTYSLSADSSRLAQLVYGLVGGPITYGYLYICSMKGRGGRGSSLVVEKEEGSRTPESSHSDKMSSPELVGSSEESSGTPKVPFHHPPIGPNSTGECPFGHKAKRGKRAEAAAAAAASHILINWSLWLSTGVTVSCLVKTIYASQRG, from the coding sequence ATGTCGACATCATTACGCATTACCAAGACCGTGGCGATCTCATCCCTTGGACTTTACGCCGGTTTATTAACCTCGAGTTCCTTAGTGTCTACGTTAACCCCCTTGCAAACTGTGAGTTCGCAAATCAGACACTTAGCCTGTGTCATTGGAGTATACGGCTCCGCACTAGCGGGCTTGACCACCGCTGCATTCGGGCTGACCTACTCCTTAAGTGCAGACAGTTCCAGACTGGCGCAGTTAGTCTACGGTCTTGTGGGCGGGCCCATCACGTATGgatatttatatatttgttcTATGAAGGGTAGAGGAGGACGCGGATCATCGCTGGTGGTGGAGAAGGAGGAGGGATCGCGGACCCCGGAATCTTCTCATTCAGACAAGATGAGTTCTCCGGAATTGGTGGGTTCTTCAGAAGAAAGCAGTGGCACACCCAAAGTTCCCTTCCATCATCCTCCCATTGGGCCCAACTCTACTGGCGAATGTCCCTTTGGCCACAAGGCGAAGAGGGGAAAGAGAGCTGAGGCAGCTGCGGCAGCTGCGGCATCGCACATTCTCATTAATTGGAGTTTGTGGCTAAGTACTGGAGTGACGGTGAGCTGCCTTGTGAAGACGATCTATGCTTCTCAACGGGGATAG